The following are encoded together in the Vigna angularis cultivar LongXiaoDou No.4 chromosome 9, ASM1680809v1, whole genome shotgun sequence genome:
- the LOC108318908 gene encoding putative RING-H2 finger protein ATL21A — MGILEVLFLFVVSFIFSVIYASSDCQFSFCGSNNIIIRFPFQREDEQNPYCGYPGFNLICTNNSKALLKLPHSGVFYVRNINYLAQKIQVYDPDDCLPKRLLSLNVSGSPFIHTFTRNYTFLSCTFQNEGSQFIPIDCLSNSTHFVSAVPSLNLPNPLPASCYVISSLFVPVAGQEQQYDGNFKGEFSQDLVLTWDRPDCRYCESQEQLCGFDRNNNNQLFCFSYQTGPSQQGIQIFRIITLCIAGPAVIFAIVMACCVCYKDRLANIRNIAIARSAPATVLPAPQIVTTGLDESTIESYEKVVLGESRRVPGPNGGCCWICLSEYNSKETIRCIPECEHCFHADCIDEWLRINNTCPVCRNTPSPSPLHVTSINP; from the exons TTTCCCCTTTCAACGAGAAGATGAGCAAAATCCTTATTGTGGGTATCCTGGTTTCAATCTAATTTGCACGAATAATAGCAAAGCACTGCTAAAACTTCCTCACTCTGGAGTATTCTACGTGCGCAACATTAACTACCTCGCACAAAAGATACAAGTCTACGACCCTGATGATTGCCTCCCAAAACGTCTTCTGAGCCTCAATGTCTCAGGCTCTCCTTTTATTCACACTTTTACTCGTAACTACACCTTCTTAAGCTGCACATTTCAGAACGAAGGATCACAGTTCATTCCCATTGACTGCCTCAGTAATTCCACACATTTTGTATCAGCTGTCCCTTCACTGAATTTGCCCAATCCATTACCTGCATCTTGCTACGTTATTAGCAGTCTTTTTGTCCCAGTTGCAGGGCAAGAGCAGCAGTATGATGGTAATTTCAAAGGTGAGTTTAGTCAAGATCTTGTATTAACATGGGATAGACCTGACTGCAGATATTGTGAATCACAAGAACAATTGTGTGGGTTTGATCGAAACAACAACAATCAACTCTTCTGTTTCTCTTACCAAACAG GTCCATCACAACAAGGAATCCAAATTTTCAGAATCATCACATTGTGCATTGCTGGACCAGCAGTAATCTTTGCAATTGTGATGGCATGTTGCGTGTGCTACAAGGACAGACTAGCCAACATTCGTAACATTGCTATTGCAAGGTCTGCACCAGCCACAGTATTACCAGCACCACAGATTGTTACGACGGGTTTGGATGAGTCCACCATTGAGTCCTATGAGAAGGTAGTGCTTGGAGAGAGTAGAAGAGTCCCTGGACCCAACGGTGGTTGCTGTTGGATATGCTTATCAGAGTACAACAGCAAAGAGACAATACGATGCATTCCTGAATGCGAACACTGCTTCCATGCAGATTGCATAGACGAGTGGCTTCGCATCAATAACACATGCCCAGTTTGTCGTAACACTCCCTCTCCTTCTCCTCTTCATGTTACCTCCATTAACCCCTAA
- the LOC108318907 gene encoding GDP-Man:Man(3)GlcNAc(2)-PP-Dol alpha-1,2-mannosyltransferase, with the protein MLTMIIVALITIILFGFCIAPVNGRRRRNRAVGFFHPYTNDGGGGERVLWCAVRGIQEEIPDLDCCIYTGDHDATPQSLMARALDRFGVTLLSPPKVVHLYKRKWIEETTYPHFTMIGQSLGSMYLAWEALCKFTPLYYFDTSGYAFTYPLARLFGCKVICYTHYPTISSDMLSRVRDRSLMYNNDALITKSVWLSRCKIVYYTFFSCLYGIVGSCAHLAMVNSSWTKSHIERLWKIPDRIKRVYPPCDTSGLQVLPLERSTKIPVIISVAQFRPEKAHTLQLEAFSAAIKRLDPTLPKPKFQIVGSCRNKSDDDRLQMLKKKAIELNISEQVEFHKNVTYRDLVGLLGGAVAGIHSMTDEHFGISVVEYMAAGAIPIAHNSAGPKMDIVLDEDGQQTGFLACTVEEYADAIVRTVTMSETERLKVAAAARRRARRFSEQRFYDDFKAAVRPILCHVSR; encoded by the exons ATGTTGACGATGATAATCGTTGCGCTCATCACGATCATACTTTTTGGATTCTGCATTGCTCCAGTCAACGGCAGGCGGCGGAGGAACAGAGCCGTCGGATTCTTCCATCCGTACACTAACGACGGCGGTGGCGGGGAGAGGGTGCTCTGGTGCGCCGTCAGAGGCATCCAAGAGGAGATCCCTGACCTTGACTGCTGTATCTACACCGGAGATCATGATGCCACTCCTCAGTCGCTGATGGCTCGAGCCCTAGATCGCTTTGGGGTCACGCTCCTCTCTCCTCCAAAG GTGGTTCATTTGTACAAGAGAAAGTGGATCGAAGAAACCACTTATCCGCACTTTACAATGATTGGTCAAAGTCTGGGTTCTATGTATCTTGCTTGGGAGGCTTTGTGCAAGTTTACTCCTTTATATTACTTCGACACAAGTGGATATGCTTTTACATATCCACTTGCCCGGTTGTTTGGATGTAAAGTTATTTGCTATACACATTATCCCACTATCAGTTCAGACATGCTATCTCGTGTTCGTGATCGCAGCCTGATGTATAATAATGATGCCTTAATTACCAAAAG TGTTTGGCTTTCAAGATGCAAAATAGTCTATTATACATTCTTCAGCTGCTTGTACGGGATTGTAGGATCATGTGCACACCTGGCTATGGTCAATTCATCTTGGACCAAATCCCATATTGAACGTCTTTGGAAAATTCCAGATCGTATTAAGCGAGTATATCCTCCTTGTGATACTTCAGGACTCCAG GTACTTCCCTTGGAACGATCAACAAAAATTCCAGTAATAATATCTGTTGCACAATTTCGACCGGAGAAG GCACACACTCTCCAACTTGAGGCTTTTTCAGCTGCCATTAAGAGATTAGATCCTACCTTACCAAAACCTAAGTTCCAAATTGTAGGTAGCTGTAGAAATAAGTCAGATGATGACAGACTTCAAATGTTAAAAAAGAAAGCAATTGAGCTGAATATTAGTGAACAAGTGGAATTTCACAAGAATGTGACATACAG AGATTTGGTTGGACTTTTAGGGGGTGCTGTTGCTGGGATTCATTCGATGACAGATGAGCATTTTGGCATTAGTGTTGTAGAATACATGGCTGCCGGTGCTATCCCAATTG CTCATAATTCTGCTGGCCCAAAAATGGACATTGTGCTAGATGAAGATGGACAGCAAACAGGATTTCTTGCCTGCACTGTTGAAGAATATGCAGACGCCATTGTGAGGACAGTAACAATGTCGGAGACAGAGAGACTTAAGGTGGCTGCAGCTGCAAGGAGAAGGGCAAGGAGATTTTCTGAGCAGAGGTTTTATGATGACTTCAAAGCTGCAGTGCGTCCTATCCTGTGTCATGTTTCTAGGTGA